From a single Desulfovibrio sp. UIB00 genomic region:
- a CDS encoding GGDEF domain-containing protein, with product MSNNADFDALANELLALRQADGTASRSSGESVLVARLLPGFNVSRWQEFLRRYPTGRWCALPASPGLLPELGGGPSNAPGHLAHLLMAEMFTVQISRELLRLSRTGGDLAVIEAVILDKAHLDEASVQALETLLVDCLRQCREECDTLGCTGLGRFALLLPGVSVLRARLMAEQIQKIFAVRVAEIPIASKSRHAAKANCALGIACADQGGRPTPEALLGKAAQATDEALAQKHGHICIAGGAALDARTTLVHSSEKRFLFFGGN from the coding sequence ATGAGCAACAACGCTGATTTTGACGCACTTGCCAACGAGCTGCTTGCCTTGCGGCAGGCAGACGGTACAGCTTCGCGCAGCAGCGGCGAATCTGTGCTGGTGGCTCGGCTGCTGCCGGGTTTCAACGTCAGCAGGTGGCAGGAATTTTTGCGCCGCTACCCCACAGGGCGCTGGTGCGCCCTGCCTGCCAGCCCCGGCCTTTTGCCGGAACTTGGCGGCGGCCCCAGCAATGCCCCCGGGCACCTTGCCCACCTGCTCATGGCCGAGATGTTTACGGTACAGATAAGCCGCGAACTCTTGCGCCTTTCCCGTACCGGGGGCGATCTGGCGGTGATTGAAGCTGTTATTTTGGACAAGGCGCATCTGGACGAGGCCTCGGTTCAGGCGCTGGAAACCCTGCTTGTGGACTGCCTGCGGCAGTGCCGCGAGGAATGCGACACCCTTGGCTGTACCGGCCTTGGGCGCTTTGCCCTGCTCTTGCCCGGCGTCAGCGTGCTGCGCGCACGCCTGATGGCCGAGCAGATTCAAAAAATCTTTGCTGTCCGCGTAGCGGAAATTCCCATTGCCAGCAAAAGCAGGCATGCGGCAAAGGCCAATTGCGCCTTGGGCATAGCCTGCGCCGATCAGGGGGGCAGACCAACCCCCGAGGCCCTGCTGGGCAAGGCCGCACAGGCCACGGACGAGGCTCTGGCCCAGAAACACGGCCACATTTGCATAGCGGGTGGTGCAGCCCTTGACGCCAGAACCACCCTTGTACATTCCAGCGAAAAACGATTTCTCTTCTTTGGGGGAAACTGA
- a CDS encoding MinD/ParA family protein, whose protein sequence is MANTTLSVALLSGKGGVGKTNMSLNIACALHQQGFKTLLMDCDLGLANLDVLLGITPEGNLQTALLGEADVSDVLCQIDGEDFAVLPAASGVPELTELQPEARDLLLSRLEPVLHKYDFVFMDIGAGISGTVQTFAAMASVRVVVITPEPTSLTDSYALIKVLNSRYGLRDFMVLVNQATSQAEAKSSFDKLSGACKHFLHIEPVLLGHVRSDKKLPEAVCLQKPLMMHSPGSPAALDLQNMASRLQRIRLGMLDWLGSRNILQPVPVQD, encoded by the coding sequence ATGGCAAATACGACATTGAGCGTTGCCCTGCTGAGCGGCAAAGGCGGGGTGGGCAAAACAAACATGTCGCTCAATATAGCCTGCGCCCTGCACCAGCAGGGATTTAAAACCCTGTTGATGGACTGCGATCTGGGCCTTGCGAACCTTGACGTGCTGCTTGGCATTACGCCGGAAGGCAACCTCCAGACAGCCCTCTTGGGCGAAGCCGATGTATCGGACGTGCTCTGCCAGATTGATGGTGAGGATTTTGCCGTGCTGCCCGCAGCGTCTGGTGTGCCGGAACTGACCGAGCTGCAACCCGAGGCGCGCGACCTGCTGCTCTCCCGGCTGGAACCTGTGCTGCACAAATATGATTTTGTTTTCATGGATATCGGCGCAGGCATTTCCGGCACAGTGCAGACCTTTGCCGCCATGGCCTCGGTGCGTGTTGTTGTCATCACGCCCGAGCCTACGTCCCTGACCGACAGCTACGCCCTCATCAAGGTGCTCAACAGCCGTTACGGCCTGCGCGACTTCATGGTGCTGGTCAATCAGGCCACCTCCCAGGCCGAGGCAAAATCTTCATTCGACAAACTTTCCGGCGCGTGCAAACATTTTCTGCACATAGAGCCTGTTTTGCTGGGGCATGTGCGCTCCGACAAAAAATTGCCAGAGGCAGTCTGCCTGCAAAAGCCGCTGATGATGCACTCTCCGGGCAGCCCCGCTGCGCTGGATTTGCAGAATATGGCCTCGCGCTTGCAGCGCATCAGGCTGGGAATGCTTGACTGGCTTGGATCGCGCAACATTTTGCAGCCGGTTCCGGTTCAGGACTAG
- a CDS encoding HU family DNA-binding protein: protein MNKSELIKALADETNIPLDDASLVVNTFFDAMKKSLLSGERIEIRGFGSFKIKEYEGYAGRNPKTGESVVVESKRLPFFRAGKELKEFINQ from the coding sequence ATGAACAAGAGCGAGCTTATCAAGGCACTGGCCGACGAAACCAACATTCCTCTGGACGACGCGTCGTTGGTGGTCAACACCTTCTTCGACGCAATGAAAAAATCTCTGCTTTCCGGAGAGCGTATTGAAATACGCGGCTTCGGCAGCTTCAAAATCAAGGAGTACGAAGGCTACGCTGGCCGCAATCCTAAAACCGGCGAAAGCGTCGTTGTTGAATCGAAACGCCTGCCCTTTTTCCGAGCGGGCAAGGAATTGAAAGAATTTATCAATCAGTAA
- the dapA gene encoding 4-hydroxy-tetrahydrodipicolinate synthase, which produces MQFSGALTALVTPFKNNALDEEAYRAFIEHQISEGIHGLVPCGTTGESATLTHEEHERVIEICIDQVKGRVPVLAGAGSNNTMEAIRLTKFAQKAGADGALLITPYYNKPTQEGLYQHFKAIAQAVDMPLVPYNVPGRTGCNLLPATLARMAHDFPNIVGVKEATGDLIQGSRVLESCPENFSVLSGDDFTALPLMALGGKGIISVTSNLVPGRVADMCNAFNKGDLKEAARIHHALFPLHDALFFESNPIPAKTALALMGRMEAEIRLPLCPMAESTKQKLIEVLRQQNLI; this is translated from the coding sequence ATGCAATTTTCAGGTGCATTGACCGCGCTTGTAACCCCGTTCAAGAACAACGCTCTGGACGAAGAAGCATACCGCGCATTTATTGAACACCAGATCAGCGAAGGCATTCACGGTCTGGTTCCCTGCGGCACCACGGGCGAATCCGCCACCCTGACCCATGAGGAACACGAAAGGGTCATTGAAATATGCATAGATCAGGTCAAGGGGCGTGTTCCGGTACTGGCGGGCGCGGGTTCCAACAACACCATGGAAGCCATCCGCCTGACCAAGTTTGCGCAAAAGGCCGGGGCCGACGGCGCGCTGCTCATCACCCCCTATTACAACAAGCCCACTCAGGAAGGCCTGTACCAGCACTTCAAGGCCATTGCCCAGGCAGTGGACATGCCCCTGGTGCCCTACAACGTGCCGGGTCGCACGGGTTGCAATCTGCTGCCCGCCACTCTGGCCCGTATGGCGCACGACTTTCCCAACATTGTGGGCGTCAAGGAAGCCACCGGCGACCTGATTCAGGGCAGCCGCGTACTTGAAAGCTGCCCCGAAAACTTCAGCGTTCTCTCCGGCGATGACTTTACCGCTCTGCCCCTCATGGCGCTTGGCGGCAAGGGTATCATTTCCGTTACCTCAAATCTTGTGCCAGGGCGCGTAGCAGACATGTGCAATGCCTTCAACAAGGGCGACCTCAAGGAAGCTGCGCGCATCCATCACGCGCTCTTCCCCCTGCACGATGCCCTGTTTTTTGAGAGCAATCCCATTCCGGCCAAGACGGCCCTTGCGCTCATGGGCCGCATGGAAGCGGAAATCCGCCTGCCCTTGTGCCCCATGGCCGAGAGCACCAAACAAAAACTCATTGAAGTGCTGCGCCAGCAGAACCTCATCTAG
- the phoU gene encoding phosphate signaling complex protein PhoU: MQQQANYLQQLLVSLRTRLLVMCASVGIALEDAGKAMAAGDPGRAASVIENDAAIDALENEIDEMALQLLARTQPVAGDLRFVVSALRMVVDLERIGDEAVSMAEQAILMQDKPGFGVIPHVREMYYKASEAFDRAVRVFRENNAQDALHMLRGDEEAVQSEVRIIQQIMESLSDPDASLDPYQAMHIILVTRSLTRVWRRSINIAEQVYFISQGESVKHKSEERGEGARTGGAVQSAGMADFASSTSSVSAMHADADDAADDAADDTAGPEDRA, from the coding sequence ATGCAGCAACAGGCCAATTATTTGCAACAACTGCTCGTATCACTGCGCACCAGGCTGCTGGTCATGTGCGCCAGCGTGGGCATTGCCCTGGAAGACGCCGGCAAGGCCATGGCGGCTGGTGATCCGGGCCGCGCGGCATCAGTCATTGAAAACGATGCCGCCATTGACGCTCTGGAAAATGAAATTGACGAGATGGCCCTGCAACTGCTTGCCCGCACACAGCCCGTTGCCGGAGATCTGCGTTTTGTGGTCAGCGCTCTGCGTATGGTGGTTGATCTTGAGCGCATTGGCGACGAAGCCGTGAGCATGGCCGAGCAGGCTATTTTGATGCAGGACAAGCCTGGCTTTGGGGTGATCCCCCATGTGCGCGAAATGTACTACAAGGCCAGCGAGGCTTTTGACCGCGCCGTGCGTGTGTTCCGTGAAAACAATGCGCAAGACGCCCTGCATATGCTGCGCGGTGATGAAGAAGCCGTGCAAAGCGAAGTGCGCATCATCCAGCAGATTATGGAAAGCCTTTCTGACCCTGATGCCTCGCTGGATCCCTATCAGGCCATGCACATCATACTTGTGACCCGCTCGCTTACACGCGTGTGGCGGCGTTCCATCAACATTGCGGAGCAGGTCTACTTTATCAGCCAGGGCGAAAGCGTGAAGCACAAGAGTGAAGAACGCGGCGAAGGGGCGCGCACTGGCGGCGCGGTCCAGTCAGCTGGTATGGCTGACTTCGCGTCCAGTACCTCGTCGGTTTCCGCCATGCACGCGGACGCAGACGATGCGGCTGATGATGCGGCAGACGATACCGCTGGCCCTGAAGACCGCGCCTGA
- the pstB gene encoding phosphate ABC transporter ATP-binding protein PstB → MNEHLLARNVSVYYGQNKALHEVSLNFEPRRVTALIGPSGCGKSTFLRCLNRMNDLVPGARVEGEILLDGQDVNRPDTDVVSLRCRVGMVFQKPNPFPKTIYENVAYGLRVNGLRDESLIAEKVELSLRRAAIFEEVKDRLQSPALGLSGGQQQRLCIARALAVEPEVLLMDEPASALDPIATQKIEESIRELRESLSIIIVTHNMQQAARVSDYTAFFYMGRLIEHNATDVMFTRPAKKQTEDYITGRFG, encoded by the coding sequence ATGAACGAGCATCTGCTGGCACGCAACGTCAGTGTATACTACGGGCAAAACAAGGCCCTGCACGAAGTAAGCCTGAATTTTGAGCCGCGCAGGGTTACGGCCCTGATTGGCCCCTCGGGCTGTGGCAAATCAACCTTTCTGCGCTGTCTGAATCGCATGAACGACCTTGTTCCCGGCGCGCGCGTAGAAGGCGAAATCCTTCTGGATGGTCAGGACGTGAACCGTCCCGATACAGATGTGGTTTCGCTGCGCTGCCGCGTGGGCATGGTCTTTCAGAAGCCCAATCCCTTCCCTAAAACCATTTACGAAAACGTGGCCTACGGCCTGCGCGTCAATGGCCTGCGGGACGAAAGCCTGATTGCTGAAAAAGTGGAACTTTCCCTGCGCCGGGCCGCCATTTTTGAAGAAGTCAAAGACCGCCTGCAAAGCCCGGCGCTTGGGCTTTCCGGCGGGCAGCAGCAGCGCCTGTGCATTGCCCGCGCCCTGGCTGTGGAGCCGGAAGTGCTGCTTATGGACGAACCCGCCAGCGCCCTTGACCCCATCGCCACGCAAAAGATTGAAGAAAGTATCCGCGAATTGCGCGAATCGCTTTCCATCATCATTGTTACGCACAACATGCAACAGGCGGCCCGCGTTTCTGACTACACGGCATTTTTTTACATGGGCAGGCTTATTGAACACAACGCCACGGATGTCATGTTCACCAGACCGGCCAAGAAGCAGACGGAAGATTATATTACAGGCCGTTTTGGCTAA
- a CDS encoding ATP-binding protein, with translation MLSFRTRIFCSVLAAALIASGIAVYYGRASFEQSQVDAARERLLRETTLSAAILDKAGANPEGLRELAGILQMPQERLSLLDNNGNVLADTAPGAQPVSKLDNHADRPEVRAAMQGGQGYSVRSSGTLGTDMAYASVRVNDARLLRIALPLNNLQQEIESRVAVFTRIGIVTLVLSLILAGLLSGALRNSLSQMVSVVEAISLGNFQRRLRRIPGREFAPLAEAVNRMAENIEDHVRTAAEQTAQLESILETMSDGVLVLGPHGRIRRCNRALAREFPAAASALGAQVVEVIPSPQLQAAVDAAMAACPVPVSAPGSAHSSGATPADAVQNSGAFAAEHESASTGEDPTLNREQRYLQLELSSGQVMSVCISRPCGLEHLGQTGVGAVAVFHDITELMRLERVRRDFVANVSHELRTPLTAIQGYAETLISLDASPECRRFGEIILKHGVCLSRMVDDLLTLARLEGKTGSLELSPMDPRDAVSQATGMCREVLERRKCSVVVDIPEDCRVMASQPHLAQVFRNLIENAGRYAPEGGDVRISARVSGPDVVFRVVDDGPGIPKADLERIFERFYQVERHRGQATTGLGLAICKHIVERHGGRIRAESPAQDGSTALVFTLSSVYGAALS, from the coding sequence ATGCTTTCTTTCAGAACACGAATTTTTTGCAGCGTGCTTGCCGCAGCGCTCATTGCTTCGGGAATAGCCGTTTATTACGGCAGGGCTTCCTTTGAGCAGAGCCAGGTTGACGCGGCCCGTGAAAGGCTGCTGCGCGAAACTACGCTGTCTGCCGCCATTCTTGACAAGGCAGGGGCGAACCCTGAGGGCCTGCGCGAGCTGGCAGGCATACTGCAAATGCCGCAGGAACGGCTTTCGCTCCTTGACAACAACGGCAACGTGCTGGCCGACACTGCGCCGGGCGCGCAGCCGGTTTCCAAGCTCGACAACCATGCGGACAGGCCGGAGGTACGGGCTGCCATGCAGGGCGGGCAGGGATATTCCGTGCGTTCGAGCGGTACGCTGGGCACAGATATGGCGTATGCCTCGGTGCGCGTGAATGACGCGCGGCTGCTGCGTATTGCCCTGCCGCTGAACAACCTGCAACAGGAAATTGAAAGTCGCGTAGCTGTATTTACCAGAATCGGCATTGTAACGCTGGTGCTCTCGCTGATTCTCGCGGGCCTGCTCTCCGGCGCGCTGCGCAATTCACTTTCACAGATGGTCTCTGTGGTGGAAGCCATTTCACTGGGGAATTTTCAGCGGCGTTTGCGGCGCATTCCCGGCAGGGAATTTGCCCCGCTGGCTGAAGCCGTGAACCGTATGGCCGAGAATATTGAAGACCATGTGCGCACGGCAGCGGAGCAGACGGCCCAGCTTGAAAGCATACTGGAAACCATGAGCGACGGCGTACTGGTGCTGGGCCCGCACGGGCGCATTCGCCGCTGCAACCGCGCGTTGGCTCGTGAATTTCCTGCTGCGGCATCGGCCTTGGGCGCGCAGGTGGTGGAAGTCATTCCTTCGCCGCAGTTGCAGGCCGCTGTGGATGCCGCCATGGCCGCCTGCCCGGTACCCGTTTCTGCGCCAGGTTCTGCGCACAGTTCTGGGGCAACCCCGGCAGACGCGGTACAAAACAGTGGTGCCTTCGCTGCGGAACACGAGAGCGCTTCTACAGGCGAAGATCCAACACTCAATCGGGAGCAGCGGTATCTGCAACTTGAGCTTTCGTCCGGACAGGTCATGTCGGTTTGCATCTCCCGCCCCTGCGGCCTTGAGCATCTGGGCCAGACCGGCGTGGGCGCGGTGGCGGTATTCCACGATATTACCGAGCTTATGCGCCTGGAGCGCGTGCGCCGCGATTTTGTGGCCAATGTGTCGCATGAGCTGCGCACCCCGCTGACAGCCATTCAGGGCTATGCTGAAACCCTTATCAGCTTGGATGCCTCGCCAGAATGTCGCCGCTTTGGCGAAATCATTCTGAAACACGGGGTTTGCCTTAGCCGTATGGTGGATGATCTGCTCACCCTTGCCCGACTGGAGGGCAAGACAGGCAGTCTGGAACTCAGCCCCATGGATCCGCGCGATGCCGTATCGCAGGCAACGGGTATGTGCCGCGAAGTGCTTGAGCGCCGGAAGTGTTCGGTGGTTGTGGATATCCCCGAAGACTGCCGCGTGATGGCAAGCCAGCCGCATCTGGCGCAGGTGTTCAGAAACCTTATTGAAAACGCGGGACGTTACGCGCCGGAAGGCGGCGATGTGCGCATCAGCGCGCGCGTGAGCGGCCCGGATGTGGTCTTTCGCGTGGTGGATGACGGCCCCGGTATTCCCAAGGCCGATCTGGAGCGCATTTTTGAACGTTTTTATCAGGTGGAGCGGCACAGGGGGCAGGCAACTACCGGTCTTGGCCTGGCCATCTGCAAACACATTGTTGAACGGCACGGTGGCCGCATCCGGGCGGAAAGCCCGGCGCAGGACGGCAGCACGGCCCTTGTTTTCACCCTATCTTCCGTTTACGGAGCGGCACTTTCATGA
- a CDS encoding response regulator: MSQQILIVEDEADIRELLRFNLEREGFTVHEAADGTQGLALARQHTPDLVLLDVMLPGVDGFEVCRRLGAQAETSHIPVLMLTARGEEVDRVVGLSLGADDYVVKPFSVRELMLRVKAVLRRGGRKVESPVLERHGIRLRTEAHSAEVEGELLSLTATEFRLLEDLLRHAGSVRTREQLLNNVWGYSFEGYARTVDTHVRRLRAKLGEAAPMLETVRGVGYRIKE; encoded by the coding sequence ATGAGCCAGCAAATACTGATAGTTGAAGACGAAGCCGATATTCGTGAACTTTTGCGTTTCAATCTTGAGCGCGAGGGATTCACCGTGCATGAAGCAGCCGACGGCACACAGGGTCTGGCCCTTGCCCGGCAGCACACCCCCGACCTGGTGCTCCTTGATGTGATGCTCCCGGGTGTGGATGGATTTGAGGTGTGCCGCCGCCTTGGGGCGCAGGCTGAAACCTCCCACATTCCGGTACTCATGCTCACCGCACGTGGTGAAGAAGTGGACCGGGTGGTGGGACTGAGCCTTGGCGCTGATGATTATGTGGTCAAACCTTTCAGCGTCCGCGAGCTGATGTTGCGCGTCAAGGCCGTGCTGCGGCGCGGCGGGCGCAAGGTTGAAAGCCCCGTGCTTGAACGCCACGGCATACGCCTGCGCACTGAGGCGCATTCCGCCGAAGTGGAAGGCGAGCTGTTGAGCCTCACAGCAACGGAATTCCGGCTGCTTGAAGACCTGCTGCGGCATGCCGGATCAGTCCGTACCCGGGAGCAGCTTCTCAACAACGTTTGGGGGTATTCCTTTGAAGGCTATGCCCGCACCGTGGATACGCATGTGCGCAGGCTGCGCGCCAAGCTGGGCGAGGCAGCTCCCATGCTGGAGACTGTGCGCGGCGTTGGCTACCGCATCAAGGAATAA
- a CDS encoding PstS family phosphate ABC transporter substrate-binding protein produces MSIGKLLATALTVLSLSAPAMAAQQVVINGSTTVLPVVQKAGEAFMASHPDVELSISGGGSGNGIKALIEKQCDIAMSSRDIKEKEVEAAKKNGVTPNRVVVAIDAIVPVVNPANPVAALTTAQLRDIYAGKITNWKEIGGQDGKIVVISRDTSSGTFECWQELIMKEERVNPAALMQASNGAVVQAISKNKNAIGYVGLGYLDKSTKGLKVNDVTASAQTALSKQWPIARELFVFTNGAPAGGAKAFVDYLLDPGKGQKNVLEVGYVPLGK; encoded by the coding sequence ATGTCTATCGGAAAACTGCTCGCCACTGCCCTCACGGTTCTGAGCCTTAGCGCTCCGGCCATGGCTGCCCAACAGGTTGTCATCAACGGTTCCACGACTGTGCTTCCTGTGGTCCAGAAAGCTGGCGAAGCTTTCATGGCCTCCCACCCCGATGTGGAACTGAGCATTTCCGGCGGCGGTTCCGGCAACGGCATCAAGGCACTCATTGAAAAACAGTGCGACATCGCCATGAGCTCACGCGACATCAAGGAAAAAGAAGTTGAAGCCGCCAAAAAAAACGGCGTGACCCCCAACCGAGTTGTTGTTGCCATTGACGCCATCGTACCTGTGGTCAACCCCGCCAACCCTGTTGCCGCCCTCACCACTGCCCAGCTGCGCGACATTTACGCTGGCAAGATCACCAACTGGAAGGAAATTGGCGGTCAGGACGGCAAGATCGTTGTCATCTCCCGCGATACGTCCTCCGGCACCTTTGAATGCTGGCAGGAACTTATCATGAAGGAAGAGCGCGTTAACCCCGCCGCCCTCATGCAGGCGTCCAACGGCGCTGTGGTGCAGGCCATTTCCAAGAACAAGAACGCCATCGGCTATGTTGGTCTTGGCTATCTCGACAAGTCCACCAAGGGCCTCAAGGTCAATGATGTGACCGCCAGCGCCCAGACCGCCCTTTCAAAGCAGTGGCCCATCGCCCGCGAACTTTTTGTCTTCACCAACGGCGCGCCTGCTGGCGGCGCCAAGGCCTTTGTGGATTACCTCCTGGATCCCGGCAAGGGCCAGAAGAACGTACTTGAAGTGGGTTATGTGCCCCTGGGCAAGTAG
- the pstC gene encoding phosphate ABC transporter permease subunit PstC, which translates to MRSRDIKEKAVRVTLTTMAGSSLLALAGIVIFLFMEGLPLFSEYPFLNFLFGNLWYPTEEPGLFGIFPLLVASLAVTVLSSLLAVPMGVLTAVYLTEIAHPNVRRVIKPFVELLAALPSVVLGFLGMVVLAPFLQDFLDAATGLNLLNASLVLALMSVPTICSVSEDALFGVPRDLREASLALGATRWQTTVRVVIPAALSGIGTAVMLGMSRAIGETMVVLMVAGGAGIIPTSLLDPVRPMPASIAAEMAEAAFRSEHYHALFAIGIVLFFLTLAFNLAAGYIAEKHRQVGTSSL; encoded by the coding sequence ATGCGCTCCAGAGACATCAAGGAAAAAGCGGTGCGCGTCACCCTTACCACCATGGCAGGCAGCTCGCTGCTGGCTCTGGCTGGTATTGTCATTTTTCTCTTCATGGAAGGCCTGCCGCTTTTCAGCGAATATCCCTTCCTCAATTTTCTTTTCGGCAACCTGTGGTATCCCACTGAGGAACCGGGATTGTTCGGCATATTCCCCCTGCTGGTGGCCTCACTGGCGGTGACGGTGCTTTCGTCTCTGCTGGCGGTGCCCATGGGGGTGCTGACAGCGGTTTACCTGACGGAAATCGCTCACCCCAATGTGCGGCGCGTCATTAAGCCTTTCGTGGAACTGCTGGCGGCATTGCCCTCGGTTGTGCTGGGTTTTCTGGGTATGGTGGTGCTTGCGCCCTTCCTACAGGATTTTCTGGACGCAGCCACAGGCTTGAATCTGCTCAATGCCTCGCTGGTGCTGGCGCTCATGAGCGTGCCGACCATCTGCTCCGTGTCTGAAGATGCCCTGTTCGGTGTGCCGCGCGACCTGCGCGAGGCATCGCTGGCACTGGGCGCTACCCGCTGGCAGACCACAGTGCGAGTGGTTATTCCTGCCGCTCTTTCGGGCATAGGCACAGCTGTGATGCTTGGCATGTCGCGCGCCATCGGTGAAACCATGGTGGTGCTGATGGTTGCTGGCGGTGCTGGCATCATCCCCACCTCGCTGCTTGACCCGGTGCGGCCCATGCCCGCCAGCATTGCCGCAGAAATGGCGGAAGCAGCATTCCGTAGCGAGCACTACCACGCGCTTTTTGCCATTGGCATTGTGCTCTTTTTCCTGACGCTGGCCTTCAATCTGGCTGCCGGATACATAGCCGAGAAGCACCGTCAGGTGGGAACCTCAAGCCTGTAA
- the pstA gene encoding phosphate ABC transporter permease PstA → MFWMLRAIAACNVLALLAVCAFLLQNGLPALSWSFLTEAPRQMMTKGGIFPCIVGTAILSLGSLLLAFPLGVASAVYLNEYAKRNAFARFVRLGVNNLAGVPSVVFGLFGLSFFVTFCGFGVSILSGVLTLAVLTLPVIIGTAEEALRNVPDTYREASLALGATKSQTIARVILPSALPGMLTGAILGVARAAGETAAIMFTASVFYMPKGPDSIFSPVMALPYHMYVLATAGTEIDKTRPLQYGTGLVLLLLVLGMNLLAIILRDRLQKRH, encoded by the coding sequence ATGTTCTGGATGTTGCGCGCGATTGCCGCTTGTAACGTGCTGGCATTGCTGGCCGTATGCGCCTTTTTGCTGCAAAACGGCTTGCCTGCCCTGAGCTGGTCGTTCCTGACCGAGGCTCCCCGGCAGATGATGACCAAGGGCGGTATATTCCCCTGTATCGTCGGCACGGCAATTCTTTCGCTGGGTTCACTTTTGCTGGCGTTTCCTCTGGGCGTGGCCTCCGCCGTGTACCTCAATGAATACGCCAAGCGTAACGCCTTTGCCCGCTTCGTGCGGCTGGGGGTCAACAACCTCGCGGGTGTGCCTTCGGTTGTCTTTGGCCTGTTCGGACTTTCGTTTTTTGTTACCTTTTGTGGATTTGGCGTTAGTATTCTTTCTGGCGTGCTCACCCTTGCGGTCCTGACCCTGCCGGTCATTATCGGCACAGCCGAGGAAGCCCTGCGCAACGTGCCGGACACATACCGCGAGGCCTCGCTGGCTCTGGGCGCAACCAAATCGCAGACTATTGCCCGTGTTATTTTGCCAAGCGCGCTGCCCGGCATGCTCACTGGGGCTATTCTTGGCGTGGCGCGTGCTGCGGGCGAAACCGCCGCCATCATGTTTACGGCCTCGGTATTCTATATGCCCAAGGGGCCGGATTCCATATTCAGCCCGGTCATGGCGCTCCCCTATCATATGTATGTTCTTGCCACGGCTGGTACGGAAATCGACAAGACCCGCCCCCTGCAATACGGCACCGGCCTCGTGCTGCTCTTGCTGGTACTGGGTATGAACCTGCTTGCCATCATCCTGCGCGACAGGTTGCAGAAACGCCACTAA